The following is a genomic window from Solanum stenotomum isolate F172 chromosome 4, ASM1918654v1, whole genome shotgun sequence.
ATACGATCATAGTATATAGATATAATTAGAGTGTATATATACTATGATggtaataaaaatgaagaagcaATGGTTTAATGAATAATATAAGAGGATAATCGAGTAAATAGTTTGGTCTTGAATCCTattaagataaatatattaagtCGAgtctaatttaaataaatattttatctaataactttaatttggatagtttttccttaaaaatttGGACAAATAGGCCCAAATAAGTTTGTACTGTTCATTTTCATGAAGCATCAATAAAAGCCcctataatttcaaaaaataaataaaaaaaagagctaaaataaactaaataatagattataatttaattattcaattccattcaatttatactattttccttttaaagatattaataatattttttcttaatcaaaATATCCACAAACAAGTTTTCATACAATCACAAGTCTTGTTTGagattttttctttctctcgTCTTATTCGATTGTTTGTGTTCTCTCTCTTATTGTTTTCTACTCATATATCGACATCATTTTTGGTAAAATTACCAGAAGTAGTCTCATGACTCGGTCAAAATGCCTGTCACACCTTTAGCAACGTTCCAAAATATgcttcctttttttaaaaaaatttgttaaTAGCGGGGTTCAAATTCACCAcctattgtgtttttttttaatattattgagCGGTCAATCAATTAACATTAGAAGGTTCACAAAttaatattcatatatatttatttaattttcgaATACAAATATAAGGTCTAAGGAAAAACTAATGGATTTCTCTGAACCTACaattctaatacaaatataaggTCTAAGGAAAAGCTAGTGAATTTGTCTGAACCACAAATCCCACTTAACTTCGCCTCTGTTTAGCATCCCTCCCACTTAGTCCCtcatacttttaaaatattgcGTATTCTattatgaattaaaaaatttctaTGTATCTCACAGTTAGATACATGCATTTTTGCTATCAGATAGCACAAAAATAAGGAGAGAGACGAACGTGATTGAGGAAGAAGGTGAGCAAGATTCGTATATATTCTAGATACATGTGTATCTGTATGTATCTGGAGTGATACAGATGTATTACATGAAAGAGCGGTGAATGAAATGAGAGAGAACCGAGGGACGAAAGCGAAATTTGttatatatcaaatatatatgtaatttcacctgaatataatgtatctagaacaaattagaCCTAAATTTgaccctatatatatatatatatatatatattgagaatCATGTATATATCTGAATATATTTGAAGACATCAAAATCTgataagatacgtaatattaCAGACGAGAgtgtaaataaaataacaactcTGAACTTTATAGAAGTTAAAACAATTATATAAggaaaaagtaaattaaatttatcCCCAACAACTAAGGTACATGACTTGCCGTAGGGACTCATCAGTTTGCTTTTTCTCCCAACAACATCTTCTTATGAGATGATCACCGGAACCGGCGAATAGTCTGACGTCAGCAACGTCGGACTTCAACTTCTCGCCGTGACCGGAATGTCCGTTCACGACGGCTAAGCTAGCCGCCATCCAAACATGGCTCAAATTCATCATCATGTTTTGTAAGCTTTGTGTTTATTGttaatatgttgatatatatagtAGAAGAAATATGTGATAAATTGATAGTATAGTTGTTTGATTGACGAGAGGGTATTTATATTGGAAAAGGAAAGACGGTGCATAAAGATGTATTTAATCAGTGACTGAgatagaattttcaaaaaaaaagaaagttaaaaaaGGTTCAATATCTATAGTTTGACTTTGTATATGAGTTGATATGCTCGATATTCGTATTGAAGCTctattataattcaaattagaacctacacaattttaaagagataattttaataaaaaaaattaaaataaagatatttcAATCATCACGGTATATATCAATACGAAGATAGGGAAGTTGATGGCATTATTAGACGTATGGTCGCTTGTTGGCATATTATGACTAAGAAAATACATAATAGGTTAGCTGAGGGTGGAGATGAAAGTTAATTAGTACTACTACCATACAAATTAAAGTACGCATTCATTTGTTTTAcgatttatttgtcttatttattttaataaataaaaagttaccCCTAAGAATTAAGATATTGTTTTGATAATTGGACTGGGTAAAAAATATCCTATTTAATCTAAAATATGTTTTGGCACGTGGTACGGTCAAGGACTGTGTTACATGTAGCAAACATAGGTTGGATGAGTCATCTCAAAATGATCAAATCCGTTACAAGGGTCCAtcgtttttctcaaaaataatttgtcattatcCAAAGCAACAAGGGATAATGTGCATATCACGTGTGACGTGACTCACTTCCAAGATTTGTCATATATCAACAAAAACATTACTCAGTTACTCATTAATACCAttaaagtgtatatatatacatacacacaCTCTGATGGCATCATAGAGGAACAAACAGTGTTTCAATAAAAAGATTTATTGAAGATAGCATAGAAGAAGTTAGTTAAGTGATTAATTAAATGTGATAAGAGTATAATTAGTTAGTTTGTTAATAATGTTAGAAAGGTAGTTAGAAGATATTAGAAGGCATTTACTGCCATGTGTATAAATAGAGGTCTAATCCTCATTGTATAATAATTCTCTCGAATAATCAACTTAAGAAAATTCCCAAACCTCTCTGAATTtgaacatggtatcagagcattgaGTCAATAATTCTTTGATTCAAACTGTAAATTTGATTCTAGAGAACAGAGCTTTTGTGATTTACAATGGCGATTGAAGGCGACACGACAACGACGATGACTTCTTCTTCTGGTGTTGCACCAGAAACAATGGAATTGATCGAATCAAAGAGGAATCATGTTCTTTACCTTCATCCATCAGACATCCCTGGATCTGTATTAACTACGGTCCAACTTATTAGTTCAGAAAATTATTCATTGTGGAGTCGATCAATGATGATCAATCTTCGAGCTAAGAGTAAGCTTGGTTTTGTGCTTGGAATGTGTAAGAAGGGTGATTACGCACCTGAATTAGATGAACAATGGAAAAAGTGCAATGTATTCGTATTGGCATGGATCATGAATACTGTTTCGAATGAGCTGCTAAGTGGGATAGTCTATGCTTCAGATGTTGCAACAATATGGGAAGACTTGAAGGAACAATTCGATAAGGTAGATGGATCGAGGATCTATCAACTTCACAAGGATATTTGCACAATTCATCAAGGTAACCTAACTATTTCAGCTTATTTTACCAAGTTACGATTGCTTTGGGATGAATTTGATGCACTTGTGCCCCCTCATTCATGTAATTGTGATAGATCTAGGGTATGCGTAGATCACATACAATATCTGCGACTATTTGCTTTCTTAATGGGGTTGAATGAGTTGTAGGGTCCTGCAAGAAGCCAAATCTTGATGATGAGCCTTTTGCCCAATGTTGGCAAATCATATGTGATGATAGTTTCATATGAGAGTCAGAGAATTACATTAGGAATGCGCACAGAAGGAGATATAATCGAGGCCACAACATTGTATACAGGAAAGATGAATTATGGAAATAGAAATACAGATCTTGGAGATAGGGGTGAGTATGCTGGAAGAGGAAGCTATAATGgcaagaagaaaatgaactgGAATCTGTTTTGTGAACATTGCAAAATGCATGGGCACACTAAAAACATCTGCTATAAACTTGTGGGATATCCTAAAGACTGGaagtttaaaaagaaatatgatCATGCTGGTGATTATAGATCCTCCAATGCAGCAAGATGAATGAACTCGGACAAAGGAAATGATCTAACAAATAATGTGCAAGTTGACAAATGCAATGAGGATGCTTTTGGGTCAGTTGATGAACGACACAAAGCTAATGCTAGTGCACATGATTTCAATTCNTAATGGGGTTGAATGAGTTGTAGGGTCCTGCAAAAAGCCAAATCTTGATGATGAACCCTTTACCCAATGTTAGCAAATCATATGTGATGATAGTTTCAGATGAGAGTCAGAGAATTACATCAGGAATGCGCACAAAAGGAGATATAATCGAGGCCACAACATTGTATGAAGGCAAGATGAATTATGGAAATAGAAATACAGATCTTGGATATAGGGGTGAGTATGCTGGAAGAGGAAGCTATAATGGCAAGAAGAAAGTGAACTGGAATCTGTTTTGTGAACATTGCAAAATGCATGGGCACACTAAAAACATCTGCTTTAAATTTGTGGGATATCCTGAAGACTGGaagtttaaaaagaaatatgatCATGCTGGTGATTATAGATCCTCCAATGCAGCAAGAGGAATGAACTCGGACAAAGGAAATGATCTAACAAATAATGTGCAAGTTGACAAATGCAATGATGATGCTTTTGTGTCAGTTGATAAAGGACACAAAGCTAATGCTAGTGCACATGATTTCAATTCGGTTAGAACAAATTTGCAGGCACTTGCTATGAAGTCAACATATACTCCAGAGCAGTATCAGAAAATATTGAGGTTCCtagatgaagaagagaaaactGAAGAGATGGTCAACATGGCAGGTAATTTCAATGATCTTAATGCTCTCTTAGATTCACACAGAAGGGGTAGTTATAATGATGATATAAATGTCAATAATAAGTATGAAAGGTCTAGCAAACATGATCATTGGATTGTAGACTCTGGGGCAACATGTCACATGACTCCTAAGTCTAAAAATTTGGATAATGTTAGTGGTCATAGCAAAAACATAGGAATGAGAGTTTATTTGCCTAATGGCCACACTACAGTGGTTACTCATTTAGGTAGTTGCATGATACCTGCTGGAGGTGTATTACAAAATGTTTTGGTTGTTCCTGAAGTTAAGCCTAACTTACTGTCAGTATCCCAATTGCAAGACAATTGAAATGTTctgttcatttttttcatgaGTTCTGTGTTTTTCAGGACCTCTTCGATGGAAAGGTGAAGGGGATTGGTAAAGAGTTGAAAGGGGTATATTACTTTTCTAGATGCTCTCTCCAGATAAAGGCAATTGATACCACTGTTGCTACTAACAAGTGCTTCCTGACCAAGGCAGATTCACAATCATTGAGATGACATTATAGGATGGGTCATCCTTCATTTAGAGTCTTGAAGGAACTTTACAAAGATGTTACTCATGGTGTATGTGATAATTgtcaaatatgtcatttaactaAGCAAATCAGGCTTCCATTTCCCAAAAGTGTTTCTAGAACAAGTGATATCTTTGATCTAATACATCTTGATGTATGGAGACCTTACAAAATTGTTACTCATAATAGTTTTAGATTTTTTCTAACTGTTGTGGATGATAATTCAAGAATGGTTTGGTTGTTTTTATTGAAATtcaaaagtgatgtttttgtTACCTTGAAATCATTTTTTGCTCTAGTTCAAATCCAATTCAGCAAGCAAGTTAAAAGAGTGAGATCAGACAATAGTACAAAAAATTTTAACAGAGAATGTAATGCATTATTTTCAACTTTGGGAATTATCCATGAGAGTAGTTGTCCACATACTCCACAACAAAGTGGAGTTGTGGAGAGAAAGCGTAGACACATACTTGAGGTGGCTAGAGCTCTTAGATTTCAGGGATCTATACCTACTGCATTCTGGGGTGAGTATGTATTAGCAACTGTGTATTTAATTAATAGGATGCCCACTAGTGTACTGCAAGGGCAGTCACCTTATGAGTTTTTTCACAAAACCACACCACACCTAGATCATCTAAAGACCATTGGTTATTTGTGCTATGACACTAAATCAATGAATGATGATAAGTTTTCCTCAAGAGCTGATGCATGTGTTATGATGGGCTACTCACTAACTTAGAAGGGATATCTCTTGTATAATTTGAGGATGAAGAAATTTATGGTTAGTAGAGATATTGTATTCAAAGAACACATATTTCCATTCAGTCAAATGCAGGGTCATCATGTACCAGTTTTTCCTGCACAATCATTTCTTGATTCTGATGATACACTGGTCAGATTACCAGTTAATGATGAGAGCCTAGATTTTGGTGTTCCAGTTCAAGAAGGTGGTGGTAATGAGATCAGTCATGACATGAACCAGATGCTGTTGATAATCATGAACATACTGAATTAGTCACAATGCATATTGACCCCCCTGCTGCTGTACACATTGATTCTCCTGATGCTGTACCCAAAAAACTCCTCCAAAAGGGCAGTCCATCCACCAGTGTGGATGAAAGACTATGTCACTCATGTTACTGATTCAGTGCACTCTTATTCATTAGCCACCTACATGTCTTATGATCATCTTTCCACCTTTTACCAAGCATATTCGAGTTAAATGTCTACAGACATTGAACCTAGTACTTATGAAGTGGCTGTGAAAGATCAGAGATGGGTAGAAACAATGAAACAAGAAATTGCAGCACTAGAAAGTAAAGGTACTTGGAAGGTTATGAGTTTGCCTCTAGGAAAGAAAGCAATAAGGTGTAAGTGGGTGTTCAAAATCAAGTGTAAGGCAAATAGAGAGGTTGATAGGCTTAAAGCTAGACTTGTGGGTAAGGGGTACAGTCAGACTGATGAAATTGATTATCAAGAGACATTTTCACCAGTTGTGAAAATGGTCACAATAAGATCTATTATTGCCATTGTAGCTGTTGAAAATTGGCAAATATTTCAAATGGATGTTTTCAATGCCTTCTTGCAAGGAGATTTATTTGAAGAAGTTTATATGGAGTTGCCTAAAGGTTTCACAAGTCAGGGGGAACATAAGGTTTGTAGACTTATGAAATTGTTATATGGTCTTAAACAAACATCAAGGCAGTGGAATGCAAAACTTACAGATGCTATGTTGGCATCAGGATATACACAAAGTCATTTAGACTATGCTTTATTCACAAAGAGGAAGGGATCAACACTAGTGATAATATTAGTATATGTGGATGACCTGTTGATTACAGGGAATGATTCTATATTGATGCAAGAGACCAAACAAGTCTTGTATCATCATTTTAAAATCAACGATTTGGGGGAGTTGAGGTATTTTCTGGGAATTGAGTTCTGTAGATCAGACCAAGGAATCATTATGAACCAGAGGAAATATGCATTGGAGTTGATAACAGATGCTGGACTGTCAGGATGTAGACCATCATCAACTCCTTTGGAGTGTAACATGAAAATGATAAGTGCTGATTTTAGACAGGATGCAACACCTGAATTATTTACTGATGTGAATAAATATCAGAGCTTAATTGGGAAGTTACTATATCTTACAAATACCAGGCCTGATATTGCTTTCTCTGTTTAGTGTTTAAGTTAGTTTATNCTTACAGATGTTATGTTGGCATCAGGATATACACAAAGTCATTTAGACTATGCTTTATTCACAAAGGGGAAGGGATCAACACTAGTGATAGTATTAGTGTATGTGGATGACCTGTTGATTACAGGGAATGATTCTATATTGATACAAGAGACCAAACAGGTCTTGCATCATCATTTTAAAATCAACGATTTGGGGGAGTTGAGGTATTTTATGGGAATTGAGTTCTGTAGATCAGACCAAGAAATCATTAT
Proteins encoded in this region:
- the LOC125861632 gene encoding uncharacterized mitochondrial protein AtMg00810-like, producing the protein MLASGYTQSHLDYALFTKGKGSTLVIVLVYVDDLLITGNDSILIQETKQVLHHHFKINDLGELRYFMGIEFCRSDQEIIMNQRKYALELISDAGLSGCRPSSTLLECIMKMISADFRQDATTELFTDVNRYQSLIGKLLYLINTRPDIAFSVQC